TGCAACTagtttgaaaggcatctgagtcCCTGTGGGATGAAAACATTGGAGGGGACTTATCTCTGTCATTAATTAGCTCAGTGGTCTCAGACGTTTTAATTAGTCTACTGTCACTCTCACAGGGCAAGACGTGAGGATTAAAGATCTGCCGCTGTTCATCTTATTGTGTTGTTGTAGACGTTCACCTCTTACTGAATAGATCACACAGCGACAGTCCTTGGGCTATTTTGGGCTATTTCAATTACAGCATGCTGGGGATGATATGAGATGAAAGTGGTATTAGGTTAGGCGCAAGGATCACAATTCCTTGGTAGAGATTATAAAGAGCGAAAATCTATGGATTAACAACATTTTAGCAATGCAATTGGCAAACATTCACTAGATGCCTTTTGACAGCATGCAAACCTctgacacctgagaaaattggtcatatttctttcaaaagcacaggaaaaaatataatgagcaacttggcacaTAATATTCTGCACATGTCCTGCAAATATTCTGCAAATGTCCTGCAAGAAATTTATAtacaagaaatatatatatatatatatatatatatgtatgatcCATCAGTTGGGAAACACTGGTTTAGGATATAGTCGTCATGGAAAAAGTCTGAATATATTCTCTGGTAGTCTTTCACTTTACCTTGTTTTGTAGATAGACAGGTAAAACAActtagaaaactgttttttttacaaacatcaaGGAATCTTTTTCTTCAATATTAAATATCTCCCAGTGAGTGTTAACTTCTTCTTCGTGTATCCGTGCACATAAGCAGGCTAGTTACATTCAAACAAGGAGCCCTAAACATTGTAACAACTGTGTGAAAGGCCACAGCTCTTTGTTAGTTTGTTGTGAGGAATTTacctgtggggggggggggggggtgcattCCTACCTACTATTAATTGATGAAGTGACCATGTCTATCTAATTATCAGCAGTGtgtgaaaataaactctgaCAGGACAGCCTGGTTTTACATTCAGGTTGATCACTCTCACAGATGTGACAGTCCACATCACAAGGCTCTCGGTCACATTACCCTCGCTCCCCATGGGGCAGAGTGCTGACTGTCTGCATTTAGGCTTTGACTTGTTGTTTGTTAATGGGATTCAGGGAGGGGCTGGCTGCAGGGCTCTTGGAAAGCCCACATGACGAGCTAATCCACATGCTTCACCTACTGTCACCTGAAAGCATGACAAAGTCCTCTGAATGTGTACGGCTGTTTTGCATCTGCTTGTGCTGTTATGcaaattgtttgtgtttaaacattATTCTTAGAGTTTTAGCAATCACACTGATGGATGCTGACTCACAGATTTAGCTCCCCATTCATGGGTCTAACAGCACTgcacagagtgtgtgttgtgtcactGGTGGTGGTTTGTGGATGAATAAAAATTCGATTGATCCAGCAGAGTTTTCCCAGCCATCCCTCGAGGTGATGAGGTCACAACTGTGGTTTAATCATCACTGCGCTGCACTGATGGGCATTGATTAGAAACAGTGGTTATTTCACAATTTACAAAAGGATGTAATGATGATCTTATACTCGTCCATGTGCATACGCATACgagaaattgattttattacaGACTTATCGCATGGTTTCAAGCAGGATAAAGGATTACAACACATAGTTTCAGTAGCAACCAATAGAACATAAAGCTTTCCTTCCTACTAGGTCTGAATCATGGTTCAGATATTTATTAGACTGACtactaaagaaagaaaaaaaccttaattGCACAAGTCAGTGAACAAGGAAATGAAGCTTCTGTTTGTAAGCTACTGGGTTGCACAAGAATACCAAAATAAGCAGATGAGTGTGGGGACATGCAAGACAAAAAGGCTGTGTCACATGTGGGGTAATGCTTACAGGACTGGTGATGTGAGTCACTTCCTCCACACTGCCTCTGTTATGTCATTAAGGTTCGTTGTGATTTTTAATCAGCATGCTCCGGGGAAAATCCACATTTAAATGCTTGGATTTTCCCTTAAAGGTGAAGCGTGTAAGATTTAGAAGGATTTGTGCCGTCTAGCAGtgaattgcaaattgcaaccagcttaGCGTTCACTGTTCAAGACGCTTTATCCGGAAGCTGAATATTTATCCATCGTAAACTTTCTGTCTCAAAAGCAAATGGACCCTGTAATATAATCCACTAAAAGATAATGGATAAACCACACGCAACAAATCAGCAGTTTGGCATGTCGCTGCAGGCGGCTCACCCAGATGTTAATGAGTggtcacctttttttctgataacatAAGATCCAGAATTTCATAGGGTTTtcaccaggagccgaattatctgctaAGGAGGTCTCTTctgctccaaaacaaatggacctggtgatttaaatgggtaaaaacactgaataaagcggtttcacatttaaaaaatcattgtatttaattattgtagatgattattttgtttttataatgtgtGTGCACCTGGTGGTGATACAGTGGGCTGCTATACACTTATGTTAAACACCCACACCAGTCATTTTATAGAGGTACCATAATGCACTGTGATACTGCCAAAATCcgaaaaaagtgttttgcagcTTTGCTCGGTTTTAAGATGCAGTTGTTAAGTGATATTGCCCAGCACTACTGTTACTACCCATGGTGACCTGCTACACTTGACCCAAGAGTCCTTTTCATAAttgctaatttatttatttaatttgtttacatggtctttttaattttaataaatgtatttgtctgcatgtctttttttatttatgtttttttgtctgatctAAAAAAGTGCACAGTATGAGAGGCTTTAGGCCTGATTATTTCccttatttaaatgaaaaaagcaaaaaactgtTCAACTCCAATGTAACTCATTGCAGCTCTTATCAACGGTGGCTAACACAACAATGCAAATGGCCATATCTGGAGCCACTGCCACATGGCAATGCAACATCTCCTTTAAAAAGGACTCGCTCTCTAGGAAGTAAAACatgattattcttttttaaagatgattttacactaaaaaaaaacaaaaaaaaaccaaaaacattccTATATATTCAGTTGCCACCAATTGCCTATGTCATTCTAAATCCTACACTGGACATTTAAATTTGGAAATCGTCttgatatgttgtttttaatttcatacatattgtttttgtaattaatcTTGAGTTTTCTCTGTCTTTGGAAATATCAAAACTCATGTGATAAAAGAGttgggaaaaaacaaataatctacGTAGCATTCGAGGGTTAAGCAATAAGCTGACTACACAGAAACATTTCCAGTAAGTTGTGTGAGAATGAGTCAATCAGTAGTAAGCCCGAAGATCAGTGATGATGTCGAAACTAAGGTGTGGCAGGTCTGCGTGGGTACTGAGTAAAGCAGCCTCGCTGACTGTGCGATAACAGCCGCACTGCACCTTTAACTAAACACTTGTGTTTATTGAGTGACGCGGGACGCAGGCTGCGTGCTGAGTGTGGGCAGGAAGCGCAGAGCTCACGGCGTCAAGTTAGCTAGCGTACGCCAGAACTTTACCGGAAGTCATATACTTTGTTGTCAAGAGGGTGTATTTTTCGAAAAATATGACTTTCCTATTGATAAAAATCCCTGTTAAATTGTTACCTTTAGAAGGCAAGTACTGACAGCTTGATTATTAGCTGACAAACATTACTAAAATAGTCCTATTTTATAACATTCGATATATaaataggacttttttttatcacacatGTTCAAAAATGGTATACTGTTTGCCAAAACCTGAATacaaatgtatgtatataataataataataataataataataataataataataataataataataatacatgcatacatacatacacatatacatagcCTACATATACTTGTTAACCTACATATAATTTCTagataaattttaaaataggCCACCTGTAAAACCATGGGAGTATgcaattgtttttgtcttagAAAAATAGCCAATTTCTACGTTATTTTATTGCACCTTCATCTAGATATTTCGGTTGTGGTTGGTTATTTGATGATTTAATGATATAGACTTGGAAAAAGCATGGGAAATTTCTGATAAGTTCTGTATAAATAGCAAGATGAAGGAAGTATCTGTTAAGATATTACACAGAATGTCCAGTAGGCTTAAAACTTGTTCTGAAATGATTGAAGTTGAACAttgattattaatttgatttttgtgggctggaaaaaaaaagtatctttcactttttttcccaatatatTGACACCCAGAAAGATAAATGTTGTAATAGCCTAGATATTAGTTAATTGTACTTAAGGTATGATAAGATTGGAAATAACAGATTGTAGGCTATAtcatacaactttttttttttaatgctcagaTACTAAACCAACTTTTCTGCACAAGATATTAAGACATTTAAGTTATTAAATGACCATAATATAATGTAACCTAGCATTATGAaatgtgaatgtatttttttgcttgctttttttgttttttccttttcattttatgtatttttatttcgtTATTTATGTAGCctattgtttcatttgttttgtacttCTATGTGGCTACCTGTATGCATTCTTGTATTGATCTtgtattcaattaaaaaaaacacattaatgtaataatattCTAAAAACATTCTAATGAACAGGcgttttagaaaaaatgttaattaaccGAAGAAGTACTGAAGTCGTGATTGAAATAAATTTGTGGGGACGGGTGGCCTTaacgtttttattttgaaggctcACGCCGGAAATGAGATGTTGCCGTTACGTTTGACTTGACGCTACTAAAGAGAGCAACGGGCGTACGGTGGCTACTTGAACGAAAACGGGGGAAGCTCGCTCAAGAACCGGTCGGGCTGTCGTCGGGAACTCAACATGCCACAATACAAATGCTGAGCGTGGGTCGGAAACAACCGTATCTACCCCCTGAACGCCGATAATTGACGGCCACGCCCCGTATCCACCGACCGGAGCCCTTAAAGAACTGCCGGCGGAGGCGCAACGGTGAGTGTTTGAAACCCAGCAGGGAGGGCGGCTAGCGGGCTCACAGCGGAGAGGAAGCAGGAGTGTTTGGGGAACCATGAGAGAGTACAAAGTAGTGGTTCTCGGGTCCGGAGGGGTCGGTAAATCCGCGTTAACCGTCCAGTTCGTGACGGGATCCTTCATAGAGAAGTACGACCCCACGATAGAGGATTTCTACAGGAAGGAGATCGAGGTTGACTCCTCTCCGTCCGTCCTGGAGATCCTGGACACGGCGGGGACCGAGCAGTTTGCCTCCATGCGAGACCTGTACATAAAAAACGGGCAGGGTTTCATCCTGGTCTACAGCTTGGTGAACCAGCAGAGCTTCCAGGATATCAAACCGATGCGGGATCAGATCATTCGGGTGAAAAGGTACGAGAGAGTGCCGATGATTCTGGTTGGAAACAAAGTGGACCTGGAGGGGGAAAGGGAGGTCTCGTCCGGTGAGGGGAAGGCACTGGCGGACGACTGGAACTGCCCGTTCATGGAAACTTcagccaaaaataaaacctcGGTGGACGAACTGTTTGCAGAGATTGTCCGACAGATGAACTATGCCTCAACACCAAATGGCGACGACCAGTGCTGCTCGTCTTGTGTCATTCTTTAAGAAAAAGGACGACCATAAAGTTTTATTCTTTGCTCGGTTTTAAGTTTGCAATGGTGAGTTGAGACAACATACACTGAAACTATAAAGCTGACATTAGTGATGTTAAGTTTATTAACCCTTGTGCTTATTATAAACATGTTCTTGAAATCCTTTCTCAGCACATGTCCATATTAAGTGTAGAGCAGTGATCAGCAATACACCGGATGTATGCCCAacttggcttcatttttaagattAGCGCTAGTGTGTTTACTTGATTGACAGCAAAACTCAGTGTTGGTTTCCGCTGGTACAGTAGGACACTTGTAGTCTATTGTTTTGCCAAGCAAATTTGGGAAGTGTCTGACTCATTTGCAGAACTGGAGGAGCAAGCTGTGGCTGACTTAATTATGCTTACAAAGTAAGTGTCAGGTCCCtaaatagtcttaaaatgtcttgcattcaattatgtaaatattaggCCTTTAAAGTCATAACTGAGTTGTAAATTCAAATTTGTTAGCCCTTACTTACCACAAACATTAAATCTTATTTCAATTTTCCATAATATGAtttcattttctcaaaatgagtCCAGCTCCTCTGCATAAAAGTCTACATTTCTTACATAccaccaaatgtatttttttactttttacttgcAAGCatctgttggcaaaatgtagattaacttaactctaataaccatattcctACACAAAAACCTACACAGGACcacatatgaaaacaaatgaatttacATTTACTCACCTATAATGCtttaataagaaaattattatttgtcCAAGTATCTGtcttaaatttgtgaaaatgatcttgaaaaggtctttaaaaagcattaaatttgaagtgtctgatacctgcaGACGCCCTAATCTGTACACCTACAGAGTTGTTCAACAACTGCTCAAATGGTATTTTCCAGAATGAGGTTAACAGGAGTCGGGAGATTCCAGTGTTCTTGTTTGGCCTACATTAAAGGCTCAGTAAGTTGATGAACCAATCCCAGCCCTAAAaccagtttattttcttgtcagaGGTTGTTGTAGTTCATTCACAACTCTTCTTATGTCTTGTTTGTGGCAGTGTGTTGCAGCAAGTGTGTACTGTTGAGCTCTTCTTCATGTCTCACCCTGGCCTTGGAGGAAAATACAGGGAGGAATGCTGCAGGGGgacgagaggaggaggaggggagcaaCTGAGACTCAGAGGGAGGGGTCCACTCTTCAGGAATTCTGCTGGGTTGGAGTATCTTTGCTGCACGATCAGTGTCCACCATTGATGTCAACACAGTGTCAGATCCAGAGTTTTCAGCAACACCCCCCCCCTCACCAGTTCCAACTGTACTCACAACTGGAACTAAAACCCCAATGGAAAGATATGGAGGGCAACACTTAGAGACACACATAAATGGATATTTCTGTATaagaagacagagagatagagtatattttgttaaataaactgCACAGTCTGGGGCGGGTAAAGATTTTGGGGATATCTCTACCTAACCCATTTTTGGAGCAATGCTCCACAACACTCcaaatcctattttttttttttttttttttttcccaaagtcAAAAGAAATTGACACCACTTATCTGCTGGTGGAGTAAACGTGATGAGtgccactttttttcttcatctcctcTTCACTGCGCGAGAGGACCTTAACTGAAGTGACACAGGGACGGTGACCTGATCGCCCTTGTGTCGAGtgcctttccaaaacaaatcaGCTGTTCAGATTTAGTGCCAACCTACATGTATCACCAAAAGAACCCTTCAACATGGCAATCCACAATTCAGTGAACTGTTCTTCTGGATAATCTCGTAGGGGCAGAGGCTGAAAAGAAACTACAATAGGCTTTTTGTTCATGGAATGGCagttttctgtatgttttacgTTGGCCTTTTTGAAGTCTAAGGTGTTCATTTTGCAATGTCTGCTTAGTCTGGCCAAACCTATATCTTGAAATGCAACAGGTAACTGGAAACTCCCTAGACATGATAACAACACCAAATGCTTACCTTCCAGGCCACTTAAATCaaattctgtttctgtttattttgttgtttttaacaggaAATGTGATGATGTACCGTTGACAAATCTAACCTGATTGTAAGTTTAATTTCAGGCCAGCCTTTTAACAATGGctgtctgttttaaaaaaaaaaaaaaaaaagacttttaatacaaattgcattttaaaaaaagaaaccaggCTGGCTTTTCTCTTTGTTGACATGTTTCAACCTGTTACCTCAATGGCTAATTGCCATTTTGCCGATCCTAAACAAAGTTCAGAGCAGTGTGGACAAGAGTTTATCATAacttaaccctatgaaacctggtTCAACCTTAGTTTTCTCGTGATgcattcagatacctttcactagcatttgaacctttgaaacgtgagcaaattggtttcgaacacattgaaaaaaggcaatcagtaATTTGGTatgaaatgtcatgcaaattaccaaaaaaaagtataaaaggctacaagaaaattagctccaaaaaagagagaatcattagaaaatgataaaagaataaGAGAAAAGTATTAagaaactattattatttattataatgtgtgtaaatgtaggttacagaaaaagtatatattattgttgtttatatatatatattttttttttttgccatttttttggttaatttattattttttcttttacttttcattcttttgtctatcttaatttttattgccttgctagtttttggattgtttcttgtcaagttactcattgtctttttttccatgcttttgTGAAAAGTCTGTAggttttttaagggtttttaaaCACCAGCTTAATATGTTTCAATGCACATAAATAGCTGGATTACTCCAAATACCCACAGCAATACAGTAGGCAAAAAATATAACAGTTCAGTTGTTGCATAATTTACAGTTAACATGACTTCCCCCAAAACGTGGTCAGACGTCTGATGGTTGAGGATAGTTCAAGCTAACAGGAAATTCGAGCTCAAAAGGAAatgcaatgtgttttattttgaaaaaaagtactCTGCACCTTAATGCAAGCTCAATTGCATGTGATGTTGGATGTAAATATGAAAGCAATTTTGCCCcaaaaatcaagttttatttttctacctCTGCCTAaccatgcatttttaaaaaaaaaaaaaaagtctttacatGTGGTTAATGCTGAAACCACCGTGATACCGTAATACAGACGCAAACTCAAACCAGAAAGAAACTAGACCAATATTTGTTCATGCTATGACTAGTCTGAAAAAGAGATGAGTAACTCACCTCTGCTGTGCGTTGCTGCGTTTACATGACACTGG
The DNA window shown above is from Plectropomus leopardus isolate mb chromosome 5, YSFRI_Pleo_2.0, whole genome shotgun sequence and carries:
- the LOC121943618 gene encoding ras-related protein Rap-2b, which translates into the protein MREYKVVVLGSGGVGKSALTVQFVTGSFIEKYDPTIEDFYRKEIEVDSSPSVLEILDTAGTEQFASMRDLYIKNGQGFILVYSLVNQQSFQDIKPMRDQIIRVKRYERVPMILVGNKVDLEGEREVSSGEGKALADDWNCPFMETSAKNKTSVDELFAEIVRQMNYASTPNGDDQCCSSCVIL